One genomic region from Melioribacteraceae bacterium encodes:
- the rpiA gene encoding ribose-5-phosphate isomerase RpiA, whose protein sequence is MSTNELKKLAAQKSVEEVKSGMILGLGTGSTFKYALEVIAGKIKSNELKDVKCVATSIKTEKSAKEYGLPLIGLNQLATGNSLDQFPVDLTIDGADEVTVGNSDPGFSGEGSAVINLIKGGGGALLREKIVAQNSKRNVIIIDETKLSDRLCKKSSLPVEVIPFAVESERRFLESLGAKVSLRNDEDGNEFITDEGNLILDADFSEIDNPVKLDSLLNARAGIVEHGLFLNTASVVYCGTKDGLKIFNS, encoded by the coding sequence ATGTCGACAAACGAACTAAAAAAGCTCGCCGCACAGAAATCCGTTGAAGAGGTTAAATCGGGTATGATATTGGGCTTAGGAACGGGTTCTACTTTTAAGTATGCTTTAGAAGTAATTGCAGGTAAAATTAAAAGCAATGAACTTAAAGATGTAAAATGTGTCGCTACTTCCATTAAGACTGAAAAATCAGCTAAAGAATATGGACTCCCGTTGATTGGTTTGAATCAGTTGGCAACCGGCAATTCGCTTGATCAGTTCCCGGTCGATTTAACAATTGACGGCGCCGATGAAGTGACCGTAGGGAATTCTGATCCAGGTTTTTCGGGAGAAGGATCTGCCGTAATCAATCTTATTAAAGGTGGAGGAGGTGCGCTTCTTAGAGAAAAGATTGTCGCGCAGAATAGTAAACGTAATGTTATTATTATTGATGAAACCAAGCTGTCCGATCGATTGTGTAAGAAATCATCTCTTCCGGTTGAAGTAATACCATTCGCTGTTGAGTCGGAAAGAAGATTTCTTGAATCATTAGGCGCAAAAGTATCTTTAAGAAATGATGAAGACGGAAACGAGTTTATTACCGATGAAGGCAATCTTATACTTGATGCTGATTTTAGTGAAATAGATAATCCGGTTAAACTTGATTCATTACTTAATGCCCGAGCCGGTATCGTTGAACACGGATTATTTCTGAACACCGCGTCAGTTGTTTATTGCGGTACCAAAGACGGTCTTAAAATATTTAATTCGTGA
- the miaB gene encoding tRNA (N6-isopentenyl adenosine(37)-C2)-methylthiotransferase MiaB, protein MKNRIYIETYGCQMNLADTELVQGILNNNGYTISKDADNADVILLNTCSVRDNAEQKIYHRLDHLKKFKKERSGAVIGILGCMAERLRRNLIEEKKIVDLVVGPDEYRRLPELLDVAFGGEKGIGVKLSRTETYDDITPYREDGLSAWISAMRGCDKFCTFCVVPFTRGRERSRSLLSIIEEIEKLSSRGFREVTLLGQNVNSYNDNGKDFADLLASAAEVDRSIRIRFTTSHPQDLSDKLLHTIAGHSNICNYIHLPVQSGSNRILSLMNRTYTVEHYLELIDKARKIIPGVSFSTDIISGFPTETIEDHLLTLDVMQKVRYDGAYMFKYSPREGTKAYQMNDDVPEETKSKRLNEIIEIQQRISNEINQSLIGTEEIILIEGESKKSELFYAGRTDTNKVVVFRKNENVKEGDYALIKINRATSATLFGDFISRTNL, encoded by the coding sequence ATGAAAAACAGAATATATATTGAGACTTACGGCTGTCAGATGAATCTGGCGGATACGGAGCTTGTACAAGGTATCTTAAATAACAACGGATATACTATCAGCAAGGATGCCGATAACGCTGATGTAATCCTACTTAATACTTGCAGCGTAAGAGATAACGCCGAACAGAAAATATATCACCGTCTGGATCATCTTAAAAAATTCAAGAAGGAAAGGTCGGGAGCGGTTATTGGTATTTTAGGATGCATGGCAGAACGTTTAAGAAGGAATCTGATAGAAGAGAAAAAAATTGTAGATCTGGTTGTTGGTCCCGATGAATACAGACGCCTGCCGGAATTACTTGACGTAGCATTCGGCGGAGAAAAAGGAATCGGGGTTAAACTATCGCGTACGGAGACATACGATGATATAACTCCATACCGTGAAGACGGTTTAAGCGCCTGGATTTCGGCAATGAGGGGATGCGACAAGTTCTGTACATTCTGCGTAGTCCCTTTTACACGCGGAAGAGAAAGGAGCCGGTCGTTGCTATCTATAATAGAAGAGATTGAAAAGCTTTCTAGTAGAGGATTCAGGGAGGTTACTCTTCTAGGTCAGAATGTAAATTCCTATAATGATAACGGAAAAGATTTCGCGGATCTTCTTGCATCGGCAGCGGAGGTCGACCGCTCAATAAGAATAAGGTTTACTACTTCGCATCCGCAGGATCTCTCAGATAAACTTTTGCATACTATTGCCGGTCATTCAAACATCTGCAATTATATTCACCTTCCAGTTCAGTCGGGTTCGAACAGAATTCTATCGCTAATGAACAGGACATACACAGTAGAGCATTACCTGGAATTGATTGACAAAGCAAGAAAAATCATCCCAGGTGTAAGTTTCTCAACCGATATTATTTCAGGATTTCCGACGGAGACAATTGAAGACCATCTCTTAACTCTCGATGTAATGCAGAAAGTCCGTTACGACGGCGCATACATGTTCAAATATTCTCCGCGAGAAGGGACCAAAGCATATCAGATGAATGATGACGTGCCCGAGGAGACAAAGTCGAAACGGCTGAATGAAATTATTGAGATCCAGCAGAGAATATCGAACGAGATAAATCAGTCGCTCATCGGTACAGAGGAGATTATACTTATTGAAGGCGAGAGTAAAAAATCCGAACTATTTTATGCAGGAAGAACCGACACGAATAAAGTAGTTGTATTCCGGAAAAACGAAAATGTAAAAGAGGGTGATTACGCTCTGATAAAAATCAACAGGGCAACTTCGGCAACTTTGTTCGGCGATTTTATAAGTAGAACTAATTTATAG
- a CDS encoding SPOR domain-containing protein, producing MRLPYYLVFLLFSVSVLAQEADITSALRQIESGNIKGAEASLKEIKRSSPGDPSVIFLDAVLTVNGEEALKKYSSVYEKFPKSKYADASLYRIFSYYYSLGYYKKAESYLSKLKSDYPDSPYLKSADRNIPDSEEVIEITKTEESLPVKYNYTIQAGAFLNVDNAKRLEEQIKSDGYPAEITTKEIGGSILNVVTVGKLAKEEEALPLLEYLSKKYNLTGRVISSTE from the coding sequence GTGAGGTTACCCTATTATTTAGTATTTCTTTTATTCAGTGTTTCCGTTTTGGCACAGGAAGCGGATATTACTTCTGCTCTCCGTCAGATTGAATCGGGCAATATTAAAGGTGCTGAAGCTTCATTAAAGGAAATAAAAAGATCCAGTCCCGGTGATCCTTCGGTAATTTTTCTTGATGCAGTACTGACCGTAAACGGAGAAGAAGCGCTCAAGAAGTATTCATCGGTTTACGAAAAATTTCCAAAAAGCAAATATGCCGATGCTTCCCTTTACAGAATCTTTTCATATTACTATTCTCTCGGCTATTATAAAAAAGCCGAATCCTACCTAAGCAAATTAAAATCCGATTACCCTGATTCCCCGTATTTAAAATCGGCCGATAGAAACATACCCGATTCCGAGGAAGTAATTGAAATCACAAAAACTGAAGAATCCCTTCCTGTAAAATACAATTACACGATTCAAGCCGGCGCCTTTCTTAACGTTGATAATGCGAAGAGATTGGAAGAGCAGATTAAATCGGACGGATATCCGGCAGAAATTACTACCAAGGAAATCGGCGGAAGTATTCTGAATGTTGTTACTGTCGGAAAATTAGCTAAAGAAGAAGAAGCTCTTCCCCTTCTTGAGTACCTGTCGAAGAAATATAATCTAACCGGCAGGGTAATCAGTTCAACAGAATAA
- a CDS encoding sigma-54 dependent transcriptional regulator has translation MQIEDFQKKFGIIGKSKEIRDLIDITMQVAQSDISVLITGESGVGKEVFAQAIHSYSKRANKELVSVNCGAIPESLLESELFGHKKGSFTGAVDDRKGYFEIADGGTLFLDEIAEMALTTQVKLLRVLETKEFMRIGSESVTKVDVRIIAATNKDLQREVDSKKFRNDLFFRLKAVSINIPPLRKRRGDIIELTNHFVKNYSSINNIPLPKLTNEATELLINYDWPGNIRELKNVIESAIALNKTGLLEAESFIPLLSRYLPDEELRNLPVHINRPADVLDREMIYRALIEIKKDLIDLKQLALRNETDLPGYEMPAKNDEIVPLDELEKNAIINALKNTHYNRRKAAKLLNISERTLYRKIKEYGME, from the coding sequence ATGCAGATAGAAGACTTTCAAAAAAAATTTGGTATAATCGGCAAATCGAAAGAGATCCGCGATCTTATCGATATTACAATGCAGGTTGCACAGTCCGATATCTCCGTCCTTATAACCGGCGAAAGCGGTGTTGGAAAGGAAGTATTTGCGCAGGCGATTCATAGCTACAGTAAGCGCGCTAATAAGGAACTTGTAAGTGTAAATTGCGGTGCCATACCGGAAAGTCTTTTAGAGAGCGAGCTTTTCGGACATAAAAAAGGATCTTTCACGGGCGCAGTAGATGACCGGAAGGGATATTTTGAAATTGCCGACGGCGGAACTCTCTTCCTCGATGAGATTGCCGAGATGGCTTTAACAACGCAGGTTAAACTTCTTCGTGTTTTAGAAACGAAGGAGTTTATGAGAATCGGAAGCGAATCAGTTACCAAAGTTGATGTAAGAATAATTGCAGCAACGAATAAAGATCTTCAAAGAGAAGTCGACTCAAAAAAATTCCGTAATGATTTATTTTTCAGATTGAAAGCAGTATCAATCAACATTCCCCCGTTACGAAAGCGCCGGGGTGACATAATTGAGCTTACAAATCATTTTGTTAAAAACTATTCTTCGATAAACAACATTCCCCTGCCCAAACTTACAAATGAGGCAACCGAACTATTAATCAATTACGACTGGCCCGGAAACATAAGAGAATTAAAAAATGTAATTGAGTCTGCTATTGCACTTAACAAGACCGGACTTCTAGAAGCCGAATCGTTCATTCCGCTACTATCCCGATATCTGCCTGATGAAGAACTCAGAAATCTTCCCGTTCATATTAACCGTCCTGCCGATGTACTTGACAGAGAAATGATTTACCGTGCACTAATAGAAATTAAGAAAGACCTGATAGACCTTAAGCAGCTTGCATTAAGGAACGAAACGGATTTGCCGGGCTACGAAATGCCTGCCAAAAATGATGAGATAGTTCCCCTCGATGAACTTGAAAAGAATGCGATTATAAACGCTTTAAAAAACACTCACTATAACCGCAGGAAAGCGGCAAAGCTGCTTAACATCAGCGAACGGACACTATACAGAAAAATCAAAGAATATGGGATGGAATAA
- a CDS encoding LptE family protein, which produces MGWNKNRVTLSIIFAAGIIFLNACSYSFTGASVPPHLKTIAVPLFVDRSGSGEFDLSEKLTNGLIRKFIEDNTLSVSDRLKSDSILEGTVVSISDAPAVVSGGGTENITSRRITITIRVIYRDLVKRLTIFERNFSNYGDYPVGGGGDITTIRRQAIDNAVEKITEDILLGVVSNW; this is translated from the coding sequence ATGGGATGGAATAAAAACAGAGTTACTCTGTCAATAATATTTGCGGCAGGGATTATTTTTTTAAATGCCTGCAGTTACTCCTTCACGGGTGCATCTGTACCTCCGCATTTAAAAACAATTGCCGTCCCCTTATTCGTCGACCGGAGCGGATCGGGCGAGTTCGACCTGAGTGAAAAGCTTACGAACGGGCTGATAAGAAAATTTATTGAAGACAATACATTAAGTGTTTCCGACAGGCTGAAATCCGACTCAATACTTGAAGGAACTGTTGTTTCAATCTCCGACGCGCCGGCAGTTGTATCCGGAGGCGGAACGGAAAATATTACTTCGCGGAGAATTACAATTACAATCAGGGTAATTTACAGAGACCTTGTAAAACGGCTTACAATATTCGAAAGAAACTTTTCAAATTACGGCGATTACCCTGTGGGAGGCGGCGGAGATATTACTACAATCCGCAGACAGGCAATAGACAACGCGGTTGAAAAGATAACAGAGGATATTCTGCTGGGGGTTGTTTCGAACTGGTAA